Proteins encoded by one window of Thermobaculum terrenum ATCC BAA-798:
- a CDS encoding Yip1 family protein translates to METLRILWAPNEEFPRLLKAGGTRWAVGTVSLLAFLNLITTLINLNSGVLQLEQQYFPDVPRDVLQATQQAMKVLTPVAAATYPFITWLVLGVLMYLTGRVFGGTGRLSSMLVVSGVSQLPLIVGLVAGSVLAAAASTTSPDSPAAAFLGSLSFSLLIGQFMWMAWLAVTGIRHVHQLDPRKSTASCGLSCLGCLGVFFILMFVAAIILSLVITTRVSS, encoded by the coding sequence ATGGAAACCCTGCGAATCCTTTGGGCCCCAAATGAAGAATTCCCGCGACTGCTAAAAGCTGGCGGCACCCGATGGGCGGTAGGTACTGTATCACTGCTGGCGTTCCTTAACCTTATTACTACCCTGATCAATCTCAACAGTGGCGTTCTACAGCTGGAGCAACAGTATTTCCCTGACGTGCCGCGTGACGTCCTCCAGGCCACCCAGCAAGCAATGAAAGTGCTAACGCCCGTAGCAGCTGCTACTTACCCTTTTATAACTTGGCTGGTGCTTGGTGTACTCATGTACCTTACTGGCAGAGTGTTCGGTGGCACGGGCAGGCTGTCATCCATGCTAGTGGTCTCGGGCGTATCCCAACTTCCGCTGATCGTGGGTCTGGTAGCAGGCTCAGTCCTGGCAGCAGCCGCATCCACTACATCCCCAGATAGTCCAGCGGCGGCATTCCTGGGCTCACTGTCCTTCAGTCTGTTGATAGGGCAATTCATGTGGATGGCGTGGCTGGCAGTTACGGGCATCAGGCACGTACATCAGCTGGATCCAAGGAAGAGCACGGCCTCCTGCGGGTTATCTTGCCTGGGTTGTCTGGGCGTATTTTTTATACTTATGTTCGTGGCAGCTATAATACTAAGTCTGGTCATAACTACAAGAGTAAGCTCATAA
- a CDS encoding ABC transporter permease, giving the protein MLRFIVNRLLWMIPVLWLVGTVTFFLMHAAPGSPWDVRVGGKNISPELEKSFNRKYGLDKPLVVQYLIYWRNVLKLDFGQSYSNESQTVVQRIMAGFPYSARIGLYAWVMALVLGISLGIIAALKQNTWIDYVSLFFATVGYTIPSFVLGIFLLIIFAVKLGWVPVLFAGWKSYILPSVALGLSTAAFIARLTRASVLEIIRQDYIRTARAKGLPPRIINLRHIVRNALIPVVTISGPALASLITGTIIIENVFNVPGMGYLFIQSISARDYPVIMGTTLFYTFFIVIGNLLVDLTYGLVDPRIKTS; this is encoded by the coding sequence GTGCTTAGGTTTATAGTCAACAGGCTTTTATGGATGATTCCAGTACTGTGGCTTGTGGGGACTGTAACTTTCTTCCTGATGCATGCTGCTCCTGGCAGCCCTTGGGATGTTCGAGTGGGAGGAAAAAATATCAGCCCTGAGCTGGAGAAATCCTTCAACAGGAAGTATGGTCTTGACAAGCCTCTAGTAGTGCAATACCTGATCTACTGGCGCAACGTGCTCAAGCTGGATTTCGGGCAATCCTACTCTAATGAGTCGCAGACTGTCGTACAGCGTATAATGGCAGGCTTCCCGTATTCCGCTCGAATAGGTCTGTACGCTTGGGTTATGGCGCTTGTGTTAGGGATATCTCTAGGAATAATAGCTGCGCTCAAACAGAACACCTGGATCGACTATGTGAGTCTGTTCTTCGCTACTGTGGGCTATACTATCCCCAGCTTTGTGTTAGGTATATTTCTACTAATCATCTTTGCTGTGAAGCTGGGATGGGTGCCTGTGCTGTTTGCGGGCTGGAAGAGCTACATACTACCTAGCGTAGCTCTAGGACTAAGCACCGCAGCTTTCATAGCTAGGCTCACAAGAGCGAGCGTCCTGGAGATAATACGGCAGGACTATATACGTACGGCTAGAGCTAAGGGGCTACCGCCGCGCATAATAAACCTCAGGCACATAGTTCGCAACGCCCTAATTCCGGTGGTAACGATCTCTGGACCTGCCCTGGCATCTCTTATAACTGGAACGATTATCATAGAGAACGTCTTCAATGTGCCCGGGATGGGTTATCTATTTATCCAAAGCATCTCTGCACGGGATTATCCAGTGATAATGGGCACCACTTTGTTCTATACCTTCTTCATAGTAATAGGCAACCTGCTAGTGGACCTTACATATGGCTTGGTAGATCCGCGCATCAAGACTAGCTAA
- a CDS encoding alpha/beta hydrolase — protein MKRGRVESITIQSEVLKTNPLGDPWERELLVYLPPDYSESSRGYPVVYMLAGFSGTGRSFLNFQPWQPNIAERMDRLISQGVPPAILVMPDCFTSFGGSQYINSTATGMYEDHLITEVVPLVDSSFNTLPGRDHRGIMGKSSGGYGALVLGMRHPDIFSAVACHSGDMYFELCYKPDFPKFVSAIERAGGLEVWWQQFNDKPKKSGSDFEAVNILAMAAAYSPDPNKPLGIDFPFDLRTCQIRDDVWQRWLENDPIYMVDRYADSLRSLKLLFLDCGFRDQYNLHFGARILTSRLEELGVPYEYEEFDDNHSNTSYRYDVSLPKVIQALAEQDPGGS, from the coding sequence ATGAAGAGAGGAAGAGTTGAGTCGATCACAATACAGAGCGAGGTGCTGAAGACCAATCCCCTGGGTGACCCTTGGGAGCGTGAGCTGCTAGTGTATTTACCACCTGACTACAGCGAGTCCTCTCGGGGCTATCCTGTGGTATACATGCTCGCGGGGTTCTCAGGCACCGGCAGATCCTTCCTGAACTTTCAGCCCTGGCAGCCCAACATTGCCGAGCGTATGGACAGACTCATATCTCAGGGGGTACCCCCTGCTATACTTGTTATGCCCGACTGCTTCACATCCTTCGGGGGTAGTCAGTACATAAACTCCACTGCAACCGGTATGTACGAAGACCACCTCATAACTGAGGTTGTGCCCTTGGTAGATAGTAGCTTCAATACTCTGCCAGGTCGTGACCATAGAGGGATCATGGGGAAGAGCAGTGGGGGATATGGCGCCCTGGTGCTGGGAATGAGACATCCTGATATCTTCTCAGCGGTCGCCTGTCACAGCGGGGACATGTACTTCGAACTGTGTTACAAGCCGGATTTCCCGAAGTTCGTGAGCGCCATCGAGCGGGCAGGAGGACTCGAGGTCTGGTGGCAACAATTCAACGACAAGCCCAAGAAGTCTGGCAGCGACTTCGAGGCCGTGAACATACTGGCTATGGCTGCCGCCTACTCGCCTGATCCCAATAAACCTCTGGGGATAGACTTCCCCTTTGACCTGAGAACCTGCCAGATAAGAGATGACGTCTGGCAGAGATGGCTGGAGAATGACCCTATATACATGGTAGACCGCTATGCTGACTCGCTTAGATCACTCAAGCTACTCTTCTTGGACTGCGGCTTCAGAGATCAGTACAACCTTCATTTCGGGGCCAGAATCCTTACATCCAGACTGGAAGAGCTTGGAGTGCCCTATGAGTACGAAGAGTTCGACGACAACCACTCCAACACCAGCTACAGATACGACGTATCCCTGCCCAAGGTCATACAGGCACTGGCGGAGCAGGATCCCGGAGGCAGCTAA
- a CDS encoding LacI family DNA-binding transcriptional regulator, translating into MPRSDQIDDKQNKLGKARRFQGASLRDVAKLAGVSVKTVSNVVNNYPHVTEETRMRVQRALEELNYRPNLSARNLRNGKSGLIALAVPEIDFPYFSELARLVIKVAGERGYTVLIDQTGGARDREKLVLAGIRPQMVDGIIFSPIETGKEDLLERRDDTPLVLLGEGATDGILDHVGIDNVKAARVAVRHLLDLGRRRIAAIGAQPGVVVQTGHLRLRGYYEALQEAGIGIDQDLIARAPVYHRHEGAEAMRKLLELKDPPDAVFCFNDLLALGAIRTLINFGLRVPEDVAVVGFDDIEEASYSNPTLTSISPNKEQIARIAMSMLISRMEEGTTTPPREEQVDFRLIARESTLGVRCQEQVVYDSLQEDKARNNSALMEG; encoded by the coding sequence ATGCCTCGATCAGATCAGATAGACGATAAGCAGAATAAGCTCGGGAAGGCCAGAAGGTTCCAGGGTGCAAGCCTAAGGGACGTGGCCAAGCTTGCTGGAGTGTCGGTCAAGACCGTGTCCAACGTAGTCAATAACTATCCCCATGTGACCGAGGAGACCAGGATGCGTGTGCAGCGCGCCCTCGAGGAGCTCAATTATCGGCCCAACCTGTCTGCCAGGAACCTGCGTAATGGTAAGTCGGGGCTTATCGCTCTTGCCGTACCGGAGATCGACTTCCCCTACTTCTCAGAGCTAGCACGCTTGGTCATCAAGGTTGCCGGAGAGCGAGGATACACGGTGCTTATCGATCAAACAGGTGGCGCAAGGGACAGAGAAAAGCTCGTACTGGCAGGCATACGCCCTCAGATGGTAGATGGCATTATCTTTAGCCCTATAGAGACGGGGAAGGAGGATCTGCTGGAGCGAAGGGACGATACTCCCCTAGTTCTGCTCGGCGAGGGGGCCACCGACGGCATACTGGACCACGTAGGCATAGACAACGTCAAGGCCGCGCGCGTGGCTGTACGACACCTGTTGGATCTCGGTCGAAGGCGTATCGCAGCGATCGGTGCACAGCCTGGGGTCGTCGTACAGACCGGACACCTGCGACTCAGAGGATACTATGAAGCCCTGCAAGAGGCAGGTATAGGGATCGACCAGGACCTTATAGCCAGGGCGCCAGTTTATCATAGGCATGAGGGCGCCGAGGCCATGAGAAAGCTGCTGGAACTCAAGGACCCGCCGGATGCGGTGTTCTGCTTCAATGATCTACTCGCACTGGGTGCCATAAGGACCCTTATAAACTTTGGGCTGAGGGTACCCGAGGACGTCGCGGTAGTAGGCTTCGATGACATAGAGGAGGCTAGCTACAGCAACCCTACACTCACCAGTATATCTCCCAATAAGGAACAGATCGCACGCATCGCGATGTCCATGCTGATATCTCGCATGGAAGAAGGCACTACAACTCCTCCCAGAGAAGAACAGGTAGACTTTAGACTGATCGCTCGCGAAAGCACTCTTGGCGTAAGATGCCAGGAGCAGGTAGTCTATGACTCTCTACAGGAGGACAAGGCAAGGAACAATAGTGCCCTGATGGAGGGCTAG
- the sppA gene encoding signal peptide peptidase SppA, which translates to METPAQPQHQTQPQPQPRKRSWIPIVVFLSALVVACVACVALAVLMGRSVESTAESIHEEAVQGSGEWKIAIIPVTGTIQESAGGFTTSAATPESLKAMLDQAENDSKVKAIILEVDSPGGEVVASDEMYREILDFKQRTRKPVVVRMVSTAASGAYYISMAADKIVANPMTLTGSLGVIMEYMNFSKAADKVGISQVVIRSGEFKDIGNPFRDPTKEERQILQQLVDEAYNQFVNVIAQGRKMPTSRVRQLADGRVYSGQQAKQLGLVDELGNLDKAVQVAEQLAGIKNAQVVRYRHSVSLLSLLSSRLQMSTEPDAMKILRSAGYDITPRLMYIYRP; encoded by the coding sequence TTGGAGACACCTGCACAACCACAACATCAGACTCAACCTCAACCTCAACCCAGGAAGAGATCATGGATACCTATAGTTGTGTTCCTATCTGCACTGGTGGTAGCATGCGTGGCGTGTGTGGCTCTGGCAGTACTAATGGGTAGATCCGTGGAGAGCACGGCAGAATCCATACATGAGGAGGCAGTCCAAGGTAGCGGTGAATGGAAGATAGCCATAATCCCTGTAACAGGGACTATACAAGAGAGTGCCGGAGGTTTCACCACCTCTGCTGCTACACCTGAATCTCTGAAAGCTATGCTCGATCAGGCCGAAAACGACTCCAAGGTCAAGGCCATTATCCTTGAGGTGGACTCTCCCGGCGGAGAGGTCGTAGCTAGCGATGAGATGTATAGGGAGATCCTGGACTTCAAGCAGAGAACACGTAAGCCCGTGGTGGTGCGTATGGTCAGCACAGCCGCCTCGGGGGCATACTACATCTCGATGGCCGCGGATAAGATAGTTGCCAACCCCATGACCCTCACAGGGTCTTTGGGGGTGATCATGGAATACATGAACTTCTCCAAGGCTGCTGATAAGGTAGGCATAAGCCAGGTAGTGATCCGTAGCGGAGAGTTCAAAGATATAGGCAACCCGTTTCGGGACCCGACCAAAGAAGAGAGACAGATCCTGCAGCAGCTGGTCGACGAGGCCTACAACCAATTCGTTAACGTCATCGCCCAAGGCCGCAAGATGCCGACATCCAGGGTCAGACAACTTGCTGATGGTCGTGTCTATTCCGGGCAACAGGCCAAACAGCTGGGGCTGGTAGATGAGCTTGGAAATCTGGATAAGGCTGTACAGGTAGCGGAACAGCTTGCAGGTATAAAGAATGCCCAGGTAGTAAGGTACCGCCACTCGGTGTCCCTGCTCTCACTACTTAGTAGCAGGCTACAGATGTCGACCGAGCCCGACGCTATGAAGATCCTCAGATCCGCCGGTTACGACATCACCCCAAGGCTAATGTACATCTACCGGCCGTAG
- a CDS encoding class II fumarate hydratase, translating into MTDGRFRIERDSMGEVRVPADAYYGAQTQRAVENFPISDLRFPRRFIKALGQIKMAAAEVNADLGLLDPEIARAIVQAAQEVIEGKMDSQFVVDIFQTGSGTSTNMNANEVIANRAIELLGGEIGTKSPVHPNDHVNLGQSSNDVIPTAIHVSTLSAIQEDLEPALSELLAALREKSVEFMPIIKTGRTHLQDATPIRLGQEFEGYAGQVERALQRLSYAKAELSEVALGGTAVGTGINTHPEFARRVCEKLSQLNGFEIRETTNHFQAQSSLDACVLTSGVLKTIAVSLMKIANDIRWLGSGPRAGIGELELPEVQPGSSIMPGKVNPVIAESLLMVCAQVIGSDAVVATGGQWGNFELNTMMPVVAYNLLQSVEIMASASSNFARKCVRGLRATERGPQLVEQGLAICTALAPEIGYDAAAKIAQEAHRTGRTIREVARERTQLSDEELDRILNPEVMTEPGRNIGPAGG; encoded by the coding sequence ATGACGGATGGTCGGTTCAGGATAGAAAGAGACTCCATGGGTGAGGTCAGGGTTCCAGCTGATGCTTACTATGGTGCGCAGACTCAGAGAGCGGTTGAGAACTTCCCGATAAGCGACCTGCGATTTCCGAGGAGATTTATCAAAGCTCTTGGACAGATCAAGATGGCTGCTGCCGAGGTGAACGCAGATCTTGGGCTGCTTGATCCTGAGATAGCAAGGGCAATAGTGCAGGCGGCTCAAGAGGTTATCGAGGGTAAGATGGACTCCCAGTTCGTGGTCGATATCTTTCAGACTGGTTCTGGGACTTCGACCAACATGAACGCTAATGAGGTGATTGCCAACCGGGCTATAGAGTTACTGGGAGGTGAGATTGGGACAAAGTCCCCAGTGCATCCCAATGATCACGTAAACTTGGGGCAAAGCTCCAATGATGTTATCCCCACAGCCATTCATGTTTCTACGCTGTCAGCCATACAGGAGGATCTGGAGCCGGCACTGAGTGAGCTGTTAGCAGCTCTACGGGAGAAATCTGTGGAGTTCATGCCTATCATCAAGACCGGCAGGACGCATCTGCAGGATGCTACTCCCATCCGTCTGGGCCAGGAGTTTGAAGGATACGCTGGCCAGGTGGAGAGGGCATTGCAGCGCCTATCCTATGCCAAGGCCGAGCTCTCTGAGGTGGCGCTTGGTGGTACAGCAGTGGGCACAGGAATAAACACTCATCCAGAGTTCGCACGCAGGGTGTGCGAAAAGCTCTCGCAGCTGAACGGCTTTGAGATCAGGGAAACGACGAACCACTTTCAGGCGCAGAGTTCGCTGGATGCCTGTGTGCTCACCAGCGGCGTACTCAAGACGATAGCCGTGAGCCTTATGAAGATCGCCAACGACATCAGGTGGTTGGGATCGGGCCCTAGGGCCGGGATCGGTGAACTGGAGCTACCCGAGGTTCAGCCTGGCAGTTCTATAATGCCGGGGAAAGTGAATCCGGTGATAGCTGAGAGCCTGCTCATGGTGTGTGCACAGGTGATAGGTAGTGATGCTGTTGTGGCCACTGGCGGTCAGTGGGGCAACTTCGAGCTGAACACCATGATGCCTGTGGTAGCCTACAACCTACTACAATCGGTAGAGATAATGGCTTCTGCCTCCAGCAACTTTGCGAGGAAGTGTGTCAGGGGGCTGAGAGCGACGGAGAGAGGCCCTCAGCTGGTGGAGCAAGGGCTGGCTATATGCACAGCCCTTGCTCCTGAGATAGGTTACGATGCTGCTGCCAAGATAGCGCAGGAAGCACATCGGACAGGCAGGACTATACGTGAGGTGGCTAGGGAGAGGACACAGCTTTCAGACGAAGAGCTGGACCGGATACTCAACCCAGAGGTCATGACCGAGCCTGGCAGGAACATAGGTCCAGCTGGTGGTTAG
- a CDS encoding extracellular solute-binding protein → MSEERQERSSSLLTRRQALKAIGMGAVGIALAACGGGAGSTPTAPVGGQVSTPTSSPQPSPTTAPSPSASPGGKPTVAPTPLPPTPVVQEIGRGTEKVIFWHGLGGADGETMQVLLQKYTKEKGIAVRSETYDWGLFYQKLPTSIIAGTPPDMAIMHEWAMAQFGTQGVLQSADDLFFNAGILDKSDYNEEILKKITIDGVAYGVPWDNHGWGLWYNTKLIKDAGLDPNKLPKNGQEYLEWCYKLTTDENGKHPDENGFNPKKVAVYATHPSWLRPTLLSTIWQFGGEVFDPVKKKASLDSENCIKAVQYWVDLVHEHRVAAPTGAGTTSPADLYANNRLVLMWEGSWMLNFFKDRPKLLPPVTKAASLPSLSDGTQAAWMSAHIFVIPNGIEGDRLERAKNLIKWLEDHNAEWADSGQVPAKLSVQNSGIIQKLWSVSAFAKEFQTIGRTEPQHVAITEIQAQYEPAFDAALNKVMSVKDALTQANRRIQDILDRY, encoded by the coding sequence ATGAGCGAGGAGAGGCAGGAAAGATCTAGCAGTTTGCTTACAAGAAGGCAGGCGCTCAAGGCAATAGGTATGGGAGCCGTGGGGATTGCCCTGGCGGCATGTGGTGGCGGGGCTGGCTCCACGCCGACAGCTCCCGTTGGTGGTCAGGTAAGTACCCCTACCAGTAGTCCTCAACCATCGCCGACCACCGCACCTTCGCCGAGCGCTTCGCCCGGTGGGAAGCCGACCGTGGCCCCAACTCCCCTTCCTCCTACGCCTGTCGTGCAGGAAATAGGAAGGGGGACTGAGAAAGTTATCTTCTGGCATGGTCTTGGCGGTGCAGATGGGGAGACTATGCAGGTCCTGCTGCAGAAGTACACCAAAGAGAAAGGAATCGCTGTTAGGTCTGAGACCTACGACTGGGGCCTGTTCTACCAGAAGCTTCCGACCTCTATAATTGCGGGCACACCACCTGACATGGCGATCATGCACGAATGGGCCATGGCCCAGTTTGGTACGCAGGGGGTGCTGCAATCGGCCGATGACCTATTCTTCAACGCTGGTATTCTAGATAAGAGCGACTACAACGAGGAGATTCTGAAGAAGATCACTATAGATGGTGTTGCCTATGGTGTTCCCTGGGACAACCACGGCTGGGGACTCTGGTACAACACGAAGCTTATAAAGGATGCCGGCTTGGATCCGAACAAGCTTCCTAAGAACGGGCAGGAGTACCTGGAGTGGTGCTATAAGCTCACTACTGATGAAAACGGCAAGCATCCGGATGAGAACGGGTTCAACCCCAAGAAAGTTGCCGTGTACGCAACGCACCCTTCCTGGCTGAGGCCCACACTGCTGTCCACGATCTGGCAGTTCGGTGGAGAGGTGTTTGACCCTGTGAAGAAGAAGGCTTCGTTGGATAGCGAGAACTGCATCAAGGCTGTCCAGTACTGGGTTGACCTGGTCCACGAGCATAGGGTAGCTGCTCCCACAGGCGCTGGCACTACATCGCCAGCCGACCTGTATGCCAATAACAGGCTTGTTCTGATGTGGGAGGGCAGCTGGATGCTAAACTTCTTCAAGGATAGGCCTAAGCTTCTGCCACCTGTTACCAAGGCTGCATCCTTGCCCTCTCTGTCCGATGGCACTCAGGCTGCCTGGATGAGCGCTCACATATTCGTAATCCCCAATGGTATAGAGGGTGATCGTCTTGAGAGAGCTAAAAACCTGATCAAGTGGTTGGAGGATCACAACGCTGAGTGGGCAGACTCCGGTCAGGTGCCTGCCAAATTGTCTGTACAGAACAGCGGTATTATCCAGAAGCTCTGGTCTGTGAGTGCTTTCGCCAAGGAGTTCCAGACTATCGGACGCACTGAACCACAGCATGTGGCCATAACCGAGATACAGGCCCAGTATGAACCAGCGTTTGATGCTGCATTGAATAAGGTGATGTCGGTCAAGGATGCCTTGACTCAGGCCAATCGCAGGATTCAGGATATTTTGGATCGCTACTAG
- a CDS encoding ABC transporter permease — MAEAADQITALREASAVRPRGLWVDAWRRLKRNKMAIAGAIYILIMALIAIFADVLAPHNPNAIDPTAAPNTPPFWVAGHNPQYLLGTDSLARDELSRLIYGARVSLIVGFVPVFIVTAIGVTVGMTSGWLGGRADNIIMRIVDVVYAFPALLFYIVVQSAFRDSKIGDIFGGLLLLFIAFAITDWVSMARLVRGEVLRLKNREFVEAAKALGVPTRRILIRHILPNSLAPIIVSIAFGVPSYILAESSLSYLGLGVKPQTPTWGSMVYDSFPQVTYAPEFVLMPSILIALIMLAFTFLGDGLRDALDPYMGK, encoded by the coding sequence ATGGCAGAGGCAGCAGATCAGATCACGGCATTAAGAGAGGCCAGCGCTGTACGCCCTAGGGGACTTTGGGTGGATGCCTGGAGAAGACTCAAACGTAACAAGATGGCTATAGCAGGCGCAATATACATCTTGATAATGGCGCTTATTGCCATATTTGCTGATGTTCTGGCGCCCCACAACCCCAACGCTATAGACCCGACCGCGGCTCCAAACACCCCACCATTCTGGGTAGCGGGTCATAATCCTCAGTATTTACTAGGCACTGACTCCCTCGCTCGGGATGAGCTTAGCAGGCTGATCTACGGAGCTCGAGTCAGCCTGATAGTTGGTTTTGTCCCGGTCTTTATAGTTACTGCTATAGGCGTAACAGTAGGAATGACCTCAGGTTGGCTAGGAGGCCGCGCGGATAACATCATAATGAGAATAGTGGATGTAGTGTATGCATTCCCTGCACTCCTGTTCTACATAGTTGTCCAATCTGCTTTCAGGGATTCTAAGATCGGAGATATATTTGGTGGGTTGCTACTACTGTTCATAGCCTTTGCTATCACGGACTGGGTGAGCATGGCGAGATTGGTTAGAGGAGAAGTCCTGAGGCTGAAGAACAGAGAGTTCGTGGAGGCAGCCAAAGCTCTGGGAGTACCCACGCGAAGAATACTCATAAGACATATACTGCCCAACAGCTTGGCACCGATCATTGTTTCGATAGCCTTTGGAGTACCATCATACATACTTGCCGAGTCTTCCCTTAGCTACCTGGGATTGGGCGTCAAACCGCAAACACCTACCTGGGGCAGCATGGTGTACGATAGCTTCCCGCAGGTGACTTATGCTCCCGAGTTCGTGCTGATGCCCTCGATCCTGATAGCCCTCATAATGCTTGCCTTTACCTTCTTGGGTGATGGTCTGAGGGATGCCCTTGACCCCTACATGGGCAAGTAA
- a CDS encoding MFS transporter, with translation MSEGVVSGAAYKAGELERERFTRLNFRHNFLIMLADSISFQLATSLMSQVTILPLFVREITDSTLAVGLITAIASLGTLLPAIFVAGYIEQKAIQKWYLFIVALIERFPILALSILTPLLGRSNPDLLLWVFFGAWTMHNLAMGLNMPSYFNLFSKVIPPNRRGITWGLGGTIGGLLAILGSSLSGVLLERYGFPDAFALIFFIAFVILFVGILGFPFTRELPSEDVTRHRSILEYLRRAPKLLLEDREFGLFVGAQAIYTLAFMASAFYTAYAIDRFGASPQQVALFTTILMGSNTVANLLYGTLADRRGNKIVLQVAMSSGVIAPLIAAMAPSIEWFYIVFALNGLMIVGSNMGSSNMPLEFAPPGQVPTYSSINMAITAPLRSLVPILGGVIAGYGYVIIFVIAMMAALLALLVTSMLVRDPRFTRSTKL, from the coding sequence GTGTCCGAGGGGGTAGTGTCCGGTGCTGCTTACAAGGCGGGCGAGCTGGAGCGCGAGAGGTTCACAAGGCTCAACTTCAGGCACAACTTTCTGATAATGCTTGCAGACTCGATCTCCTTTCAGCTTGCTACCAGCCTAATGTCTCAAGTCACGATACTGCCTCTGTTCGTGAGAGAGATAACTGATTCTACCTTGGCAGTGGGACTGATAACTGCCATAGCGAGTCTCGGGACGCTGTTGCCAGCAATATTTGTCGCTGGCTATATAGAGCAGAAGGCCATCCAGAAGTGGTATCTGTTCATTGTTGCCTTAATAGAGAGGTTCCCCATACTGGCACTGTCCATACTCACGCCGCTTTTAGGCCGGAGCAACCCTGATCTTCTTCTATGGGTATTCTTTGGTGCATGGACAATGCATAACCTTGCAATGGGTTTGAACATGCCCTCGTACTTTAACCTCTTCTCGAAGGTCATACCACCCAACAGGAGGGGCATCACCTGGGGGCTTGGGGGTACCATAGGTGGGCTACTGGCGATATTGGGAAGCTCTCTCTCTGGAGTTCTCCTGGAGAGGTATGGTTTTCCGGATGCTTTTGCTCTGATCTTCTTCATAGCGTTCGTGATACTCTTCGTAGGCATATTAGGCTTTCCATTCACTCGAGAGCTCCCGTCGGAAGATGTGACGAGGCATCGATCTATCCTGGAGTATCTAAGGAGGGCTCCCAAGCTGCTGCTCGAGGACAGGGAGTTTGGCTTATTTGTTGGGGCACAGGCGATCTACACCTTGGCATTCATGGCCTCAGCGTTCTACACCGCATATGCTATAGATAGGTTTGGGGCTTCTCCCCAGCAGGTAGCTCTATTTACAACTATCCTGATGGGTTCGAACACTGTAGCCAACTTACTCTATGGCACCTTGGCCGACAGGCGAGGTAACAAAATAGTCCTCCAGGTGGCTATGTCTTCCGGGGTGATCGCACCGCTTATCGCGGCTATGGCACCATCTATAGAGTGGTTCTATATAGTGTTCGCCCTCAATGGACTAATGATAGTAGGATCCAATATGGGCAGCTCCAACATGCCGCTAGAATTTGCACCCCCAGGACAGGTGCCTACTTACAGCTCCATCAACATGGCTATCACTGCACCTCTGCGGAGCTTAGTGCCGATCCTGGGAGGTGTGATAGCAGGATACGGCTATGTAATCATCTTCGTGATCGCGATGATGGCAGCGTTATTGGCGCTCCTGGTCACATCTATGCTGGTTAGAGACCCAAGGTTTACCAGGAGTACGAAACTATAA